TTGATTTTTCATTAACCATCTCAAACATAGTCTCTGATACATTAAACTTTGTGAACAAAGGAAAGATATCGGCGGCATTTCATAACACCATAATTGCCGTAATTTGTGAGGTGGTTAATAATATAAGCTCAAAACATGAAATCAGAGACGTAGTCCTAACCGGTGGAACTTTCCAAAACGCTTTCCTTATAAATAAAACGACAGCGCGGCTTAAAAGTGCCGGTATGAACGTCTATGTAAATGAAAAAGTGCCGTGCAACGACGGTGGACTGTCCCTCGGTCAGGCTTATATTGTAAGAGAGAGGGAGTAGTGTATAGTGAAGGGGAGGACGCTGTCCTCCCCTTCAAATCCCCACCTGCAAGGGGTCTAAACCCCTTGACCCCAGGTTTCTTGGCGACGATTGGTTGCCGGTGTCTGAAGGTTGATTGGTTTACTTGTGGGGTTAAAGAATTTTTCAACCGGCGTTCCGCCGCTTAAAAAGTTTCACAGCGAGCTCCGCCCGCTAAAAGGATGTTCAGATTAAAAGATTTTTAGGACTAAAATAATGTTCTCTTTAGTCTATAAAAATTTGATATAATAAATGCACTATGAAAGAGAAACTAACAGCTATTTACCGTAAATCCCTGTATGGGTATATTGGTTATATAGAAGAGCTTCCGGGAGCAAACTCCCAGGGAGTGACGTTGGAGGAGACAAAAAGTAACTTGGCTGAAGCCGTTATGCTTATATTAGAGGTTAATCGTCAACTTACAGAAAAAAATCTCGCAGGGGAAGATGTCATAAGAGAGGACTTTGGCCTAATAACAATGTGAAGCGCAAAGATTTAATACGATTTATTGAAAGTAATGGATGTTTATTAATACGTGAAGGCGCTAATCATACAGTTTATGTAAACTTTGCAGGGAATAAAACCTCAGTAATCCCTCGTCATAACGAAATAGATGAATTTCTTGCAAGAAAAATATGTAAGGACCTTGGAATTCCAAAACCATAAGTGTTCATTCG
This region of Nitrospirota bacterium genomic DNA includes:
- a CDS encoding type II toxin-antitoxin system HicB family antitoxin, translating into MKEKLTAIYRKSLYGYIGYIEELPGANSQGVTLEETKSNLAEAVMLILEVNRQLTEKNLAGEDVIREDFGLITM
- a CDS encoding type II toxin-antitoxin system HicA family toxin encodes the protein MKRKDLIRFIESNGCLLIREGANHTVYVNFAGNKTSVIPRHNEIDEFLARKICKDLGIPKP